Below is a window of Chloroflexota bacterium DNA.
TCGATTGTCAAGGAACCGTTGCAGCACCCCATATTGCGCAGGCCACAGCCTGAATCGAATCCAATCGCGCTCATGCGCGTCGTAAACGTAGCCATACGTGTCCAGAAAGTAGGCCGGCGACAACGCACATTTCAACCACTCCCTGCGCTCCACACCCTACGCCTCACGCAACACGTAACACGTAACACGCAACACGTTCTACACTTCGCTCTCCCCATTCCCCGCTTCCCACCCCACACCCAACCTCTCCCTTTCCCACCGCTCCAGATCCTCAACCGCCCCGGCGTAGTCGTCAGCCGTAAACTGCACATCTCCCTTCACTTCCACCGCCTGACGCTCGACCAGCCGACCTCGCACTTGCAGGAGCAGCTTCGCCGCCCCAACCGCCGCGGCGTCCTTGTCGGAAAGCGCCACATCCACCAGGTGCCCGAGGACCTCCGGCAGCCGATCATCGACCTCCGTCCCGACCAGCCGCCACACCTCGTCCCAAAGCTCCTCGTCCTGCTCCCACCGCCGCAGTGTGCGATCAGTGACGCCCAGGAACTCGGCCCACTCGCGTTTCGTCTTCGGCACCCGATGTGGCCTCGGCGTCGCCAGCCACGCCGCGTGCTTCTTCTTTTCGGGGCTTAGTGCCATTGTCACTTGATCAAGTGCAGCAGTAGCGAGGTTACCGCCGCGCCGCCGACCAGAACCTGCGAAAGCGAAATCCAATACACCATCCGCTCCAACTTGCCCAGGCGTCCGTTGCGGATAGCCCGCTGCAGCTCGGAGACCTGCTCCTGAAGCACGGCCAGGCGAACATCCACTGACGCGGTGCCCCGGCGGGTGAACGAGGCCGTGGTCGCACCGGATACGCGCTCCGTGGAGGCCTCCACCGCCTCGCGGCGCAAAGCCTCGATCTCCCGCTTTGCGAACGCGATCTGATTCAACAGATGGACCGGAGCATCACCGCCGTAGCTGGCCCGCTTCACCTCCAGATGGTGCAGCGTCTGTCGCCACGCCTCGATCAGATCGTCGTTGCCCACAAAAAAGCCCCACGCCGCAGAGTTTTCCCCCTCCCCGCGACGTGGGGCACGTGCAAAGTGAGTATCAAGTTCGTTTAGCTGAATATAACAAACGTTTGTCGGGTTGTCAAGAGGTTAGTTTGGCTTCCTTTTGCATTTCACACTTGCGCAACCGGAACAAATGTGCTATTCTGCGATCAGCGTGGGGTACACGCCGCGGGCGCTGGTGGTCCCCCTCCCCCGCCACCAGCGCCCTCATAGCCGATCCAGCGGTGACTTGTATAATTCCTTCACGTCCACGGCTGCTAGCTTCACATACATCCGGGTCACAGTCATATCCTTATGACCGAGCAGATACTGCAGCGAATAAGGATCACCTCCGCCGCGTAGATAGAAAACTGCAAACGTGTGCCTGAACCGGTGAGGATAGCATCGAGCGACGCCGGCGCGCTTTCCAATCCGTCGGACAAGGCGACTGGCGACCCGACGGTCGAAAGCGCGCAGGTTCTGAGTCACGAAGAGGTTCGGTACATCGCACGACGGTCTCATCATTAGCCAACGCCACAACGCCATCTTGCACCGTTCTCCTATCACCACGGTTCGTGCCGTGTTGCCCTTCCCGACAATTCGGATCTGTCCAGATTGGAGATCGACGGCATCTACGGGTACAGAACATAGCTCCGAGATGCGCAGTCCGGCGTCGAGAAGCAAGCAGATCATAGCGTAGTCGCGATCTGCGTGACGGCCCTGTCGCGCTGTCTCAAGGATACGTTGTATCTCACTGATCGAGAAGGGCTCAGGCTGCCAGGTATTCCGAGGACGCTTAAGCTTGGCCGCCGGATCGGATTCCAGGAATCCCTCAGCAACGCACCAGGCAAAGAAAGCCTTGATTTTTGCAATCCGTTGATCTCGCGTTGCATCCGCGTAGTTGGAAATCATGGAAGCTGCCCATCGTTGGAGATGCACCGGCGTTATCTGTCGAGCATCTTTGATGCATTCAGGGGGCAGGGATCGAAGGAGCTGTTTAAAAGCGCGTTGATACGTCTCCAGGGTGGTTTTGCTTACCCCGGATGCCCGGCGCGACAACATGAATCCGTCGATCAATACAGGAAGGGCTGTGGCATTTGCCTCATGAAAAAGGGGACCAAACTCATCAAAAAAGGACACGGCCCACCTCCTTTTGAAGAGGGCCGTGCCCAGTTGGTGGCCCATACGGGACTCGAACCCGTGTCTCAGCCTTGAGAGGGCTGCATCCTAGGCCGCTAGACGAATGGGCCACACAGCGAGGGGATTTTACCTAGAACGATAAGTTTTGTCAAATCGATCTCCAGCCTGGTATAATGATTCCATCTAAGGCGGGTTCAAACCCCGCCCCGGCACCCCCGCCGGGAAGATGAGTAGAGGAGTGGTTTATGTCTATGTTGCGCACCCCGGAGGAGATCACCAGGGCGTTAGATCGCGTCCTGTATCAGGTCCAGAAGCCGGCGCGCTATATCGGCGGCGAGTGGAACAGCGTTGTCAAGGACTGGGAGCGAACGGCCTATAAGGTCGCGCTGGCCTTCCCGGACATCTATGAGTTGGGTATGTCCAATCTCGGGTTGGCCATCCTCTACGATATCGTCAACCGCCAGCCGGACATGCTGGCCGAGCGCGTCTACGCGCCGTGGACGGATATGGAGGCCGTCATGCGGCGTGAGGGCATCCCTCTCTACTCCCTGGAGACGCGCCACCCTCTGATCGACTTCGACATCGTCGGCTTCAGCCTCCCTTACGAGCAGCTCTACACCAACGTGCTCAACATGTTCGATCTGGCGGGTATCCCGATCCGCTCAGTCGACCGCACGCTGGAGCATCCTCTCATCATCGCCGGCGGCAGCGCCACGTACAATCCCGAGCCCATGCACGCCTTCATCGACGCGTTCGTCATCGGCGAGGGGGAGGAGGTGATCCTGGATGTCATCCGGGCCTACGGTGCCTGGCGATCCGAGCTCGAGGCGCGCCGGACGGAGTGGGCGGGCCTGGATCGTGAGGCGCGTGAGGCATTGCTCCGCCGCCTGGCTCTCGTTCCCGGCGTGTATGTCCCCGCGTTCTACGAGGTGTCCTACAACCCGGATGGCACCATCGCGGAGGTGCGCCCCACCCGGCCAGAGGCCCAGTTCCCGGTGGTCAAGCGCATCGTGCCCGTGCTGCCGCCGCCCGTGACCCGCTTCGTCGTCCCCTATATCGATGTGACCCACAATCGGGGAGCCATTGAGATCCACCGGGGGTGTACACGCGGCTGTCGCTTCTGCCATGCGGGCGTGGTCTATCGCCCCGTGCGGGAGCGTCCGGTCGACGAGATCCTCGACGCCGTGGAAGAGATCGTTCGCGAGTGTGGGTTCGAGGAGATCTCCTTCCTCTCCCTCTCCTCCAGCGACTATACCCATATCGATGAGTTGGTGCGGCGGTTCGTGGAGCGATACCGCGATCGTGGGGTCTCCATCGGCCTGCCCAGCCTGCGTATCGAATCCTTCAGCGTAGAGCTGATGGATATGCTGGAGAGAGGACGCCGACGCTCCGGGTTCACCTTCGCCCCGGAGGCGGCTACCGACCGGCTGCGCGATGTGATCAATAAGCCCATCGCCACCGAGGCGCTGCTGCGCGTGGCCGAGGAGGTGTACTCGCGTGGGTGGACCACCATCAAGCTCTATTTCATGATCGGCCATCCCACCCAGACCATGGAGGACGTGAAGGCGATCGCCGATCTGTCGTGGGAGGTGATGAGGATCGGGCGTCGGGTGATCGGAGGCAAGGCGAAGGTGCGCGTCAGCGTATCCACATTGGTGCCCAAGCCGCACACGCCGTTCCAGTGGATTCCTATGGAGGGCGAGGAGACCATTCGGGACCAGATCGCGTATCTGCAGAAGCGGCTGCGCGGCCGCGGGTTCCATTTCAACTGGAACGACCCCCGGGAGACGCTGATGGAGGCGTTTCTCAGCCGGGGCGACCGCCGCCTGGCCGACGTCATCGAGCGGGCCTGGCGGTTGGGCGCCAAATTTGATGCCTGGCAGGACCACTTCCGGGATGATGCCTGGATGCGGGCCTTCGCCGAGCACGGTTTGGATCCCGACTGGTATGCCCGTCGAGAGCGATCGATCGGTGAGACCCTGCCCTGGGATCACATCAGCACAGGTGTGAAAAAGACCTTCCTGATCGAGGAGTATCGGCACAGCCTGCAGGGGGCGGTCATCGATGACTGTCGTGAGCATTGCTTCTCCTGTGGGATCCTGGCCCAGTTCAGGGAGCTGCGGCGCCGGGTGCCGGACGAGGCGTGGGGATGTCCCCCCTTGGGGCGGGGAAAGCGACGCCAACCTGTGGATGTCCATCCTGTTCCGCTGTATTATAATGAGGAGATGTCTCCCGACCTGGCGGAGAGGGCCGGGCCACGTGTGCCTCAGCGTGCGGGTC
It encodes the following:
- a CDS encoding tyrosine-type recombinase/integrase — protein: MSFFDEFGPLFHEANATALPVLIDGFMLSRRASGVSKTTLETYQRAFKQLLRSLPPECIKDARQITPVHLQRWAASMISNYADATRDQRIAKIKAFFAWCVAEGFLESDPAAKLKRPRNTWQPEPFSISEIQRILETARQGRHADRDYAMICLLLDAGLRISELCSVPVDAVDLQSGQIRIVGKGNTARTVVIGERCKMALWRWLMMRPSCDVPNLFVTQNLRAFDRRVASRLVRRIGKRAGVARCYPHRFRHTFAVFYLRGGGDPYSLQYLLGHKDMTVTRMYVKLAAVDVKELYKSPLDRL
- a CDS encoding TIGR03960 family B12-binding radical SAM protein, producing MLRTPEEITRALDRVLYQVQKPARYIGGEWNSVVKDWERTAYKVALAFPDIYELGMSNLGLAILYDIVNRQPDMLAERVYAPWTDMEAVMRREGIPLYSLETRHPLIDFDIVGFSLPYEQLYTNVLNMFDLAGIPIRSVDRTLEHPLIIAGGSATYNPEPMHAFIDAFVIGEGEEVILDVIRAYGAWRSELEARRTEWAGLDREAREALLRRLALVPGVYVPAFYEVSYNPDGTIAEVRPTRPEAQFPVVKRIVPVLPPPVTRFVVPYIDVTHNRGAIEIHRGCTRGCRFCHAGVVYRPVRERPVDEILDAVEEIVRECGFEEISFLSLSSSDYTHIDELVRRFVERYRDRGVSIGLPSLRIESFSVELMDMLERGRRRSGFTFAPEAATDRLRDVINKPIATEALLRVAEEVYSRGWTTIKLYFMIGHPTQTMEDVKAIADLSWEVMRIGRRVIGGKAKVRVSVSTLVPKPHTPFQWIPMEGEETIRDQIAYLQKRLRGRGFHFNWNDPRETLMEAFLSRGDRRLADVIERAWRLGAKFDAWQDHFRDDAWMRAFAEHGLDPDWYARRERSIGETLPWDHISTGVKKTFLIEEYRHSLQGAVIDDCREHCFSCGILAQFRELRRRVPDEAWGCPPLGRGKRRQPVDVHPVPLYYNEEMSPDLAERAGPRVPQRAGRVLTGEDGHEEATVT